In Halorientalis sp. LT38, a genomic segment contains:
- a CDS encoding glycosyltransferase yields the protein MDPTVAVFTDTYLPTVNGVTYTVQTWRQRWEARGGRMLVTYPDADGYDPSADEHPVRSVAFPFYDGFHAAVPSVPDAIGAADPDLVHTHTPFLLGLSALRFARGHGVPLVASYHTPAAEYADYIAEGWLRPPVERTARAYEKWYLNRAEMVIVPSEPARHHLREIGVRTAIEVVPNGVDVERFQPVDTADFLAKYDLDTGKPLVGYTGRHGFEKELELIVEATDGMDVTVVFGGDGPARERLERLAADADVDARFLGFLDREELPAFYSALDVFAFPSPVETQGLVALEANACGTPVAAVDAGALSDTVRTGETGYRAPPGDAERFRSAIERTLDERDALGEHCLDRRDAMSVDHAVEKLGEVYEMLA from the coding sequence ATGGATCCGACCGTCGCGGTCTTCACCGATACGTATCTGCCGACGGTCAACGGCGTGACCTACACGGTCCAGACCTGGCGCCAGCGCTGGGAGGCCCGCGGCGGCCGGATGCTCGTCACCTACCCGGACGCCGACGGCTACGACCCGTCGGCCGACGAACACCCCGTTCGCAGCGTCGCCTTCCCTTTCTACGACGGGTTCCACGCCGCGGTTCCGAGCGTCCCGGACGCCATCGGCGCGGCGGACCCCGACCTCGTCCACACGCACACCCCGTTCCTGCTCGGCCTGAGCGCGCTCCGGTTCGCCCGGGGCCACGGCGTCCCCCTGGTCGCCTCCTACCACACCCCGGCCGCGGAGTACGCCGACTACATCGCCGAGGGGTGGCTCCGCCCGCCGGTCGAGCGGACCGCCCGGGCCTACGAGAAGTGGTACCTGAACCGCGCGGAGATGGTGATCGTGCCGAGCGAACCCGCCCGGCACCACCTCCGCGAGATCGGCGTCCGGACCGCGATCGAGGTCGTGCCCAACGGCGTCGACGTCGAGCGGTTCCAGCCGGTCGACACCGCCGACTTCCTGGCGAAGTACGATCTGGACACCGGGAAGCCCCTCGTCGGGTACACCGGCCGCCACGGCTTCGAGAAGGAACTCGAGTTGATCGTCGAGGCGACCGACGGCATGGACGTGACGGTCGTCTTCGGCGGCGACGGCCCCGCGCGGGAGCGACTGGAGCGACTCGCGGCCGACGCGGACGTCGACGCACGATTCCTCGGGTTCCTCGACCGCGAAGAACTCCCCGCCTTCTACAGCGCGCTCGACGTGTTCGCGTTCCCCAGTCCCGTGGAGACCCAGGGTCTGGTGGCGCTGGAGGCCAACGCCTGCGGGACGCCCGTCGCCGCCGTCGACGCCGGCGCGCTCTCCGACACCGTCCGCACCGGCGAAACCGGCTACCGCGCACCGCCGGGCGATGCCGAGCGGTTCCGGTCCGCAATCGAGCGAACGCTCGACGAACGGGACGCGCTCGGCGAGCACTGTCTCGACCGCCGCGACGCGATGAGCGTCGACCACGCGGTCGAGAAACTGGGCGAGGTCTACGAGATGCTCGCCTAG
- a CDS encoding glycosyltransferase family 4 protein, translated as MRALNYLELAAHLDRSGIGTAVDQQRAALAETDVEVLTSPWSGGDPVRGVERALTGDGPVADFDLAHCNMIGPGTVAVARYARRNDVPLVLHSHVTSEDFAESFRGSTYLAKPLRRYLRWFYSQADLVLCPSEYTKRTIESYPVDAPIRPISNGVDVDSLAGFEDLREPFRERFDLEGMVVFAVGNVFERKGLTTFCRLAQETDYDFAWFGPYDSGPQASATVREWTSDPPENVTFTGWVDDKRGAFGAGDVYLFPTKAENQGIAVLEAMACGKAVVLRDIPVFEEFYTDGEDCLKCETRAEFREALDRLAANPDLRERLGENARETAAEHSLERVGEELTAIYQDLVDDTTY; from the coding sequence GTGCGCGCGCTCAACTACCTGGAACTGGCCGCTCACCTCGACCGGAGCGGCATCGGCACCGCCGTCGACCAGCAACGGGCCGCCCTCGCCGAGACCGACGTGGAGGTCCTCACCTCACCGTGGTCGGGCGGCGACCCCGTGCGCGGCGTCGAGCGCGCCCTGACCGGCGACGGCCCCGTCGCCGACTTCGACCTCGCCCACTGCAACATGATCGGCCCCGGGACCGTCGCAGTCGCCCGGTACGCCCGTCGCAACGACGTCCCGCTGGTGCTGCACTCCCACGTCACCAGCGAGGACTTCGCCGAGAGTTTCCGCGGGTCGACCTACCTCGCGAAGCCGCTCCGCCGCTACCTCCGGTGGTTCTACTCGCAGGCCGACCTCGTGCTCTGCCCCAGCGAGTACACGAAGCGGACCATCGAGTCCTACCCCGTCGACGCCCCGATCCGACCGATCAGTAACGGCGTCGACGTCGACTCGCTGGCGGGGTTCGAGGACCTGCGCGAGCCGTTCCGCGAGCGCTTCGACCTCGAGGGGATGGTCGTGTTCGCGGTCGGCAACGTCTTCGAGCGCAAGGGCCTGACGACCTTCTGTCGGCTGGCCCAGGAGACCGACTACGACTTCGCGTGGTTCGGCCCCTACGACTCCGGACCCCAGGCCTCCGCGACCGTCCGGGAGTGGACGAGCGATCCCCCCGAGAACGTGACCTTCACCGGCTGGGTCGACGACAAGCGCGGCGCGTTCGGCGCCGGCGACGTCTACCTGTTTCCCACGAAGGCGGAAAATCAGGGCATCGCCGTGCTGGAGGCGATGGCCTGCGGGAAGGCGGTCGTCCTGCGGGACATCCCGGTCTTCGAGGAGTTCTACACCGACGGCGAGGACTGCCTGAAGTGCGAGACGCGGGCGGAGTTCCGCGAGGCCCTGGATCGACTGGCCGCGAACCCCGACCTGCGCGAGCGGCTCGGGGAGAACGCCCGGGAGACGGCCGCGGAACACTCGCTCGAGCGGGTCGGCGAAGAACTGACGGCTATCTATCAGGATCTCGTCGATGACACAACGTATTAA
- a CDS encoding ribonuclease P protein component 4, translating to MPGEEQLAAERVDRLQELAKAATAAGETERARAYVRRARRVAERNRLSLPHRFKRFTCDRCDAYLRPGVNARVRTRDGHVVVACDCGAHARYPY from the coding sequence ATGCCCGGCGAGGAACAGCTGGCCGCCGAGCGGGTCGACCGCCTGCAGGAACTGGCGAAGGCCGCGACGGCGGCGGGGGAGACCGAACGGGCTCGCGCGTACGTCCGCCGCGCCCGACGGGTGGCGGAGCGCAACCGGCTGTCGCTGCCCCACCGCTTCAAGCGCTTTACCTGCGACCGCTGTGACGCCTACCTCCGACCCGGTGTGAACGCTCGGGTACGGACCCGCGACGGCCACGTCGTCGTCGCCTGCGACTGCGGTGCCCACGCGCGGTATCCGTACTGA
- a CDS encoding YhbY family RNA-binding protein, which translates to MTDQEKRRRMHDLDVTVWVGKHGIESVVEELSDQLDERDLVKVKFLRAARGGTTTEDLAADLAEQVSGDLVRTRGHTAVIER; encoded by the coding sequence ATGACCGATCAGGAGAAACGCCGGCGGATGCACGACCTGGACGTTACGGTGTGGGTCGGGAAACACGGGATCGAGTCCGTCGTCGAGGAGCTGTCGGACCAGCTCGACGAGCGCGATCTGGTGAAAGTGAAGTTCCTCCGCGCGGCTCGCGGCGGGACCACGACCGAGGACCTCGCCGCGGACCTCGCAGAACAGGTGAGCGGTGACCTCGTCCGGACGCGGGGCCACACCGCGGTGATCGAGCGATGA
- a CDS encoding mechanosensitive ion channel family protein, with amino-acid sequence MIPLQAANTYLAERLAEFGVPAAGAVGSAVTFLVAFVALYLLGRLFFVPVVDRVLRRRDLDEHARRPLVKLTRIVTGFTAVAVAFTFAGFGNILTAIATIGAAATLAIGFAMQDVLSNFVAGIFIYTDKPFRIGDWIEWDGYSGVVEDISMRVTRVRTFDNELLTVPNSQLTGGVIKNPVAKQQLRLKFLFGIGYDDDIDEATEIIVEEAEKHDGIMDDPEPSVRLTELGDSSVGLQSRIWIDNPSRSDFVKIRGEYVAAVKERFDQADINIPYPNRTIGGDLQIQNVEMVEPADD; translated from the coding sequence ATGATCCCGCTGCAGGCCGCGAACACGTATCTCGCCGAGCGACTGGCCGAGTTCGGCGTCCCCGCGGCGGGGGCGGTCGGCTCGGCGGTCACCTTCCTGGTCGCCTTCGTCGCCCTCTATCTCCTCGGCCGGCTCTTCTTCGTCCCGGTCGTCGACCGGGTGCTCCGGCGCCGGGACCTCGACGAACACGCGCGCCGACCGCTCGTGAAGCTCACGCGGATCGTGACCGGCTTCACGGCAGTCGCGGTCGCCTTCACCTTCGCCGGGTTCGGGAACATCCTCACGGCCATCGCGACCATCGGCGCGGCGGCGACGCTGGCCATCGGGTTCGCGATGCAGGACGTGCTCTCGAACTTCGTCGCCGGCATCTTCATCTACACGGACAAGCCGTTCCGCATCGGCGACTGGATCGAGTGGGACGGCTATTCGGGCGTCGTCGAGGACATCTCGATGCGCGTCACGCGCGTCCGCACGTTCGACAACGAACTGCTGACGGTCCCCAACTCCCAGCTAACCGGCGGCGTCATCAAGAACCCCGTCGCCAAGCAGCAACTGCGCCTGAAGTTCCTGTTCGGCATCGGCTACGACGACGACATCGACGAGGCCACCGAGATCATCGTCGAGGAGGCCGAGAAGCACGACGGCATCATGGACGATCCGGAACCGTCCGTCCGGCTGACGGAACTGGGCGATTCCTCGGTCGGCCTGCAGTCGCGCATCTGGATCGACAACCCCAGCCGATCTGACTTCGTGAAGATCCGCGGCGAGTACGTCGCCGCCGTCAAGGAGCGCTTCGACCAGGCGGACATCAACATCCCCTACCCGAACCGCACCATCGGCGGCGACCTGCAGATCCAGAACGTCGAGATGGTCGAACCCGCCGACGACTGA
- a CDS encoding DUF2243 domain-containing protein produces the protein MVGPTDGDADRERRVVTRRALLAAGVFGVGFSGLIDVLVLHHVLQWHHLVSGIYPMDTVAGLRTNVRADGLFSLAMLFVAGVGAGLLWRAERRTEAPLAVRPLAGAALVGLGAFDLFDAVVDHAVLGLHWPVAAGGEPLSWGGPYNPHWIAVSLLLVAAGYYVYRAGTATRDGNPGDEA, from the coding sequence ATGGTCGGACCGACCGACGGCGACGCCGATCGGGAGCGGCGGGTCGTGACCCGACGGGCCCTCCTCGCGGCGGGCGTGTTCGGCGTCGGGTTCAGCGGCCTCATCGACGTGCTCGTCCTCCACCACGTCCTCCAGTGGCACCACCTCGTCTCCGGGATCTACCCGATGGACACCGTCGCGGGGCTCCGAACGAACGTCCGCGCCGACGGTCTCTTCTCGCTCGCGATGCTGTTCGTCGCGGGCGTCGGTGCCGGCCTGCTCTGGCGGGCCGAACGCCGGACTGAAGCGCCGCTCGCCGTCCGTCCGCTCGCCGGGGCCGCGCTCGTCGGTCTCGGTGCGTTCGACCTGTTCGACGCCGTCGTCGATCACGCGGTGCTCGGCCTCCACTGGCCGGTGGCCGCCGGCGGCGAACCGCTCTCGTGGGGCGGCCCGTACAATCCCCACTGGATCGCCGTCAGCCTCCTGCTCGTCGCCGCCGGCTACTACGTCTACAGGGCCGGAACCGCCACACGGGACGGGAACCCGGGTGACGAGGCGTGA
- a CDS encoding VOC family protein: MPELEFITFACRDPDELAEFWAAALGGERRELPSTLDPAIVDRPGEGPSLLFKELPKGTERDLPIHLDLSTGDREATVERLRDLGAAVRETKTEAYETHTATWTVMEDPEGNGFCVSEYQ, encoded by the coding sequence ATGCCAGAGTTAGAATTTATTACCTTCGCTTGTCGCGACCCGGACGAACTGGCCGAGTTCTGGGCGGCGGCACTCGGCGGCGAGCGCCGTGAACTGCCGTCCACGCTCGATCCGGCGATCGTCGACCGCCCCGGCGAAGGGCCGAGCCTGCTGTTCAAGGAGCTGCCGAAGGGCACCGAACGGGACCTGCCGATCCACCTGGACCTCTCGACCGGCGACCGAGAGGCGACCGTCGAGCGCCTTCGGGACCTCGGCGCCGCCGTGCGGGAGACGAAGACCGAAGCCTACGAGACCCACACCGCGACCTGGACGGTCATGGAGGATCCAGAGGGGAACGGGTTCTGCGTGAGCGAGTACCAGTAA
- a CDS encoding DUF7548 family protein — protein MDDLRIAPLVGIVGCLAVLLALAAPYLLLEDASGVALYYGSGAINPLVAGLFALVALIALAAGREGRSDPALSAGVALVLGVAIAAVAIAWALTVRVDVVEIDTLHRWVVAAVSPLVPLGSAWFARALGLL, from the coding sequence ATGGACGACCTGCGGATCGCCCCGCTCGTCGGGATCGTCGGCTGTCTCGCCGTCCTCCTCGCCCTGGCCGCGCCCTATCTCCTCCTCGAGGACGCGAGCGGCGTCGCCCTCTACTACGGTTCCGGTGCGATCAACCCCCTCGTCGCCGGCCTGTTCGCGCTCGTGGCACTCATCGCCCTGGCCGCGGGCCGGGAGGGCCGATCCGACCCCGCGCTGAGCGCCGGCGTCGCGCTCGTACTCGGCGTCGCCATCGCCGCCGTCGCCATCGCCTGGGCGCTGACCGTCCGCGTCGACGTCGTCGAGATCGACACCCTCCATCGCTGGGTCGTGGCTGCGGTGAGCCCGCTGGTGCCGCTCGGATCGGCATGGTTCGCCCGCGCGCTCGGGTTGCTGTAA
- a CDS encoding DUF5798 family protein produces the protein MVGLGDTKKKIEKMISAAEDLYEKMNQLRAQIEELRETVEHTSETVDAMEHDIAEQQVLLERLAEEQGIDVDEVLAAAAIEDATPGAAEDGGADGATDTGAEATDAAGGSAAEPED, from the coding sequence ATGGTCGGACTCGGTGACACGAAAAAGAAGATCGAGAAGATGATTTCGGCGGCCGAAGACCTCTACGAGAAGATGAACCAGCTCCGGGCCCAGATCGAGGAGCTCCGGGAGACGGTCGAGCACACGAGCGAGACCGTCGACGCGATGGAACACGACATCGCCGAGCAGCAGGTCCTGCTCGAACGGCTCGCCGAGGAGCAGGGGATCGACGTCGACGAAGTGCTGGCCGCGGCGGCGATCGAGGACGCGACGCCCGGGGCCGCCGAGGACGGGGGGGCCGACGGCGCGACCGATACCGGCGCCGAGGCGACGGACGCCGCGGGCGGCAGCGCCGCAGAGCCCGAAGACTGA
- a CDS encoding CoA-binding protein has protein sequence MPVETDAELREILGLETIAVVGCSATEGKAAHDIPAYMQRHGYEIVPVNPYADEILGRPAADSLADVDEAIDVVDVFRPSEEVAGIVDETLERDDVQVVWTQLGIVDDEAAARAEEAGLRVVQDRCLKVEHQRLLG, from the coding sequence ATGCCAGTCGAAACAGACGCGGAACTCCGCGAGATCCTCGGCCTCGAGACGATCGCCGTCGTCGGCTGCTCGGCGACCGAGGGGAAGGCCGCCCACGACATCCCGGCGTACATGCAGCGCCACGGCTACGAGATCGTCCCGGTGAACCCCTACGCGGACGAGATCCTCGGCCGGCCCGCGGCCGACTCCCTCGCCGACGTCGACGAGGCGATCGACGTCGTGGACGTGTTCCGCCCGAGCGAGGAGGTCGCCGGGATCGTCGACGAGACGCTGGAACGCGACGACGTGCAGGTCGTCTGGACCCAGCTCGGCATCGTCGACGACGAGGCGGCGGCCCGGGCCGAGGAGGCGGGCCTCCGCGTCGTCCAGGACCGCTGTCTGAAAGTCGAACACCAGCGGCTCCTCGGCTGA
- a CDS encoding RAD55 family ATPase, which translates to MYDLGTEFGGATVEPGTNILVAGPPLSGKREVAMQALKTGSERGDGSIVVTTRDNAERVLTDFRALLENPDEARVGVVDCVTRHQGQSASDTDVVKYTSSPVDMTGIGIEFSEFVEEFYRERGSKRNRVLVDSLSTLLMYSDLQTVFRFMHVFTSRIESAEAVGIHVIDSTAHDEETMNTLVQLFDGVVRTDEDRSVTLQLPGVDTETVEP; encoded by the coding sequence ATGTACGATCTGGGGACGGAGTTCGGCGGCGCGACAGTGGAACCCGGGACGAACATTCTCGTGGCCGGGCCGCCGCTGTCGGGCAAGCGCGAGGTCGCGATGCAGGCGCTCAAAACCGGGTCCGAGCGCGGCGACGGGTCGATCGTCGTCACCACCCGGGACAACGCGGAGCGGGTGCTGACCGACTTCCGCGCGCTCCTCGAGAACCCGGACGAGGCCCGCGTCGGGGTCGTCGACTGCGTCACCAGACACCAGGGCCAGTCGGCCTCGGACACGGACGTCGTCAAGTACACCTCCTCGCCGGTGGACATGACCGGGATCGGGATCGAGTTCTCCGAGTTCGTCGAGGAGTTCTACCGCGAGCGCGGGAGCAAACGCAACCGCGTGCTCGTCGACTCGCTGTCGACGCTGCTCATGTACTCGGACCTGCAGACCGTCTTCCGGTTCATGCACGTGTTCACCAGCCGCATCGAGAGCGCCGAGGCCGTGGGCATCCACGTTATCGATTCGACCGCCCACGACGAGGAGACGATGAACACGCTCGTCCAGCTGTTCGACGGCGTCGTCCGCACCGACGAGGACCGCTCGGTGACTCTCCAGCTCCCCGGCGTCGATACCGAGACGGTCGAACCCTGA
- a CDS encoding geranylgeranylglycerol-phosphate geranylgeranyltransferase: protein MMERVRGLVELTRPINAVAASVLTFIGAFVAVGWSLQTPQVVAAVVATGFATGAGNAINDYFDREIDRINAPDRPIPRGAVSPRGALVFSVGLFLAAVAFTLALLPLPAIAIAVFNLLALVTYTELFKGLPGVGNALVAYLGGSTFLFGGAAVGAIEPTVVLFLLAALSTLAREIIKDVEDVAGDREEGLNTLPIAVGEGQSLGLAAALLVVAALASPVPYLLGTFGVAYLVAVVPADLVMLYAGYEGFGDPTAGQSHLKYGMFLAAAAFVVGRAAALV, encoded by the coding sequence ATGATGGAGCGCGTTCGCGGCCTCGTCGAGCTAACGCGGCCGATCAACGCCGTCGCCGCAAGCGTGTTGACGTTCATCGGGGCCTTCGTCGCCGTCGGCTGGTCGCTCCAGACCCCACAGGTGGTCGCCGCCGTCGTCGCGACGGGGTTCGCGACCGGCGCCGGCAACGCCATCAACGACTACTTCGACCGGGAGATCGACCGGATCAACGCGCCCGACCGCCCGATCCCGCGGGGCGCTGTCTCGCCCCGCGGCGCGCTCGTCTTCAGCGTCGGGCTCTTCCTCGCCGCGGTCGCGTTCACGCTGGCGCTCTTGCCGCTTCCGGCCATCGCCATCGCCGTCTTCAACCTGCTCGCGCTGGTCACCTACACGGAGCTATTCAAGGGGCTCCCCGGCGTCGGCAACGCGCTGGTGGCGTACCTCGGGGGGAGCACGTTCCTGTTCGGCGGGGCGGCCGTCGGGGCTATCGAGCCGACCGTGGTCCTGTTCCTGCTCGCCGCGCTGTCGACGCTCGCTCGCGAGATCATCAAGGACGTCGAGGACGTGGCGGGCGATCGCGAGGAGGGGCTGAACACGCTCCCGATCGCGGTCGGCGAGGGCCAGTCGCTCGGCCTCGCGGCAGCGCTGCTGGTCGTCGCCGCGCTGGCCAGTCCGGTGCCCTACCTCCTGGGCACCTTCGGCGTGGCCTACCTCGTGGCCGTCGTGCCGGCGGATCTGGTGATGCTCTACGCGGGCTACGAGGGGTTCGGGGATCCGACGGCCGGCCAGTCCCACCTCAAGTACGGGATGTTTCTGGCCGCAGCGGCGTTCGTCGTGGGGCGGGCCGCGGCGCTGGTCTGA